Proteins from a genomic interval of Rhizoctonia solani chromosome 12, complete sequence:
- a CDS encoding Retrovirus-related Pol polyprotein from transposon → MDLPPSNNYNAILVIVDKLTKYGHFIPCTTQIDEVQTAQLFHDHIWCHYGLPRQVITDRDARWTGAFWGHLVSMLGIWQALTTAHHPQSDGQTEILNQTTEVAIRVFTNPAKDNWSKLLSGFAHSYNTSVHTSTQQTPAFLLRGFQPLTSADLLALTSENIPRPAQESQTAEEFKESMELARSLAKDALKVAQNYQQKYYNSDKTHVTFEPGDLVLINPHSLNLLKHQSGKGNKLNMRYEGPFEVMESISPHTWNLTRHHPQSLEADPLRIPREDFQQIPEYEVEKIVEERTIKKGNKRIRQYKIRWLGYSSEHDRWRTEKELRNAPEVIKEWKRTSGSTIHPNHKKKKEF, encoded by the exons atggatcttccaccaagtaacaactacaacgctatcctagttattgtggacaaactaactaagtatggacatttcatcccatgtactactcagatagatgaagtacaaacagcgcaactgttccatgatcacatatggtgtcaCTATGGTTTACCTCGGCAAGTAATCACTGATAGAGATGCTAGATGGACAGGAGCCTTTTGGGGTCACTTAGTTAGTATGTTAGGAATTTGGCAAGCACTCACCACtgcacatcatcctcagagtgatggacaaacagagataCTTAATCAAACTACAGAAGTGGCTATTAGAGTATTCACTAACCCAGCTAAGGACAATTGGAGTAAGCTTCTATCAGGATTTGCGCACTCATACAATACAagtgtgcatacatccacacaacAGACACCAGCCTTCCTACTCCGCGGATTCCAGCCTCTAACATCAGCCGACTTACTGGCTCTCACTTCTGAGAACATTCCAAgaccagcccaagaaagtcaaacagctgaagaattcaaggaatccaTGGAATTAGCACGATCATTAGCTAAGGACGCTCTCAAAGTAGCTCAGAATTATCAACAGAAATACtataattctgacaagacacatgttacctttgagccaggagatttagtcttaatcaatccccattccttaaacttactcaaacatcagtcagggaaagggaataagctaaatatgcgttatgaaggaccatttgaagtcatggaaagcatatcacca cacacttggaatcttacaaggcatcacccccagagtttgGAAGCCGACCCACTCAGAATACCTAGAGAGGACTTCCAACAAATAcctgaatatgaggtggaaaaGATAGTAGAAGAAAGAACAATcaagaaaggcaacaagagGATTAGGCAGTACAAAATCCGTTGGCTTGGGTACAGCTCAGAACATGATAGATGGAGGACAGAAAAAGAATTAAGGAATGCTCCAGAAGTAATCAAAGAATGGAAGcgaacctctggctccactatccatcccaatcacaagaagaagaaggagttctaa